The genomic stretch TTCCCCAGCTCGTATTGTTGGTACACATTCAGGTGCCGTATGATTAGGGCTAATACGTCATcgttcagctgcagcagggagGCGGAGCCGGAGGCGGGTGTGGGGGCTGCTGCAtgggatacagatacatgcGAGTGGAGTGTGGGGTTAATGGGTGTTTTATATCCTTCCAAGGTTATTCGGTTTTTTgcactgctgctgcgctgcttaCCTGTGTccgctgttgttgtcgtcgtcatTGTTGCTCTTCTGCTCAGGCTCAGAGCATTTTCAAAACTGAAACTacgccgttgccattgccagaTGATCGCTGCGCTCTATCCAAAATAACAGGACGGTCAGAAGTCCTTTTAGGGGTGGTTTGCCAAACGGGCGGAGAATTCGCCTACCTACCTAAATTACTTTTGCCTTTTGGAGATGGAAAACCCATTCGATAGTTGTCCGAATATCGCCACAGCTGTGGCCTACTTTCGCTGAAATCTGTGCtacaaaaatttaaagaaatttatattcaatttagaggctctgctctgtatagAAATCCGCTATATATATAGGAAAATGCAGTAAAATTACGAAAATAGTATTATATTCTTTCAATTTTATGATTTTACCAATGAaccatacaaaatatattttctgaaAGAGATTAGATTTCTGCGGATTTATgcaatgcaattaaaacacatatattatataaggAAGAGGCAGGTAACATTCATTGGTAACCCCTTTGCAGGTTATATGGTTCAATAAAATACAAGCCGATTGTTCCTACGGCAGCTGTAAGCTGGTTTAAGCTATATTACAACTGTGAACATAATAAATAATGATAATCTCCAAAAGATAAGGCTCAACCTCTTCGACTTCTATCACAGTTAACGACCCAGAAGGGTTTTATTGTGGGAATAATAAACAACAGGTGGTCGGTCGGTGGTCTTTGTAGTTGAGTGGAGTTCTACAACTAGTAGGCCGATTtcgattaaatataaataaatgatgaaGAAAAGATAATATATTCATGTATGTAGTTTAGTTGCAGTGTCTTCGAAACAATGGATGCTCCATGGCAGTTATACTTactatttaaataaatattagttTGATTTCGATCAGATCTTTCCAAATCTGAAACAATCGGTTCTTGATAATGATATCAATTTCTTCTCTGGCttccacaaaaaaattagGATACCCCGTGCGCTAGACAACCGTATGCTGATTGTAAAATACGGGTATTGTCTGCGAAGGATTGCAAAAAATTACGAGACACTACAAATAGCCAGTGCTCTCTGGCTTTCTCTCCAAACGAACtctgaaaatttaaatttctttatttttaataattttttagttggtttttttttttgtatgcttATGCTGCGCGTTGTTTGCtgcttttttattatttttttgtttagtgcTTACTACGTcatcaattttaattacattttactCGTAActtgtacaatatatattctatatataatatatattcgtatatatatatatatatatatgcatttcattttttgtcCAATTTCTGTCGTATAGGCATATGTTGTTAGGTATATATAGTGTTGTATTGTATCTGATTTATAGTACATTATTGTTTCTATTTAGTATTGTtactgtttgtttgttgcttctAAATTGTATGTTAATTTATGGGGGCATTCCAAGCGTATGCTTTCTTTCTCAAATCTCCTTCTTCCCTCTTTCCTCTTCCCAAGACTTCCCGCTGCGTTTAGGAAACATTTACAGCACTTTGCCGGTTAATTGTTAATAATCAATATGTTCGAGAGTGTTTATGTTTGTTTGGGGTGATAGAGAGGCATACTGTTATTACTATTCTCACGTTTATTCACTACGCAACTTACAAATAAATCTTAATGTTTGCCATTTCATTCGTTTTTAATATTGCCACACAATAGAATTTCTTCTGGTTGGTACTTAAAATTGCCTTCGCTTGCTACACGTTATATCATTAGTTAATAATcgtacaatatatatgtatttatatactcTATATGCATTCTATAAACTGCGCTCTATACACATCACCAGAAATtcaaaaaacaccaaaaactaaCACGCATAAACGACTACATCAATACATACGAGTgtcactgtgtgtgtgtgtgtttacgtGGGTTCATACTGTAGCCAAAATCATCTAATTCCAAAAGTGACAAACTAAAATCCTTCAAAATAAAAGTCTCGCACTAAAACTTAGCTTAGAACATCTTGCATATGATGAAAtgatttgttaattttttgtttgttacaattttcaattgttCCCTGCATTCTTAGTGTATTTAAAAAACTCTCACTTTGCTGTCTGTCGATATTCGGTATTTAAGTTATTttgtaaaaattaaacaattaaataaaacgaaattgCATCTTAAAATGTCGTCAAACAAACAGTGTTAGGTTTGCCGTTTATTTGTGGTACAATTAcagatttttaaattatattaaaattgtatatCAAGCATTTAAtccattaaaaaaattaaatgtataAAATGTTGCATTTAAAAGGAAGcataatgtgtgtgtgtgtgtttgtgtggggtGTTTCTtctttaaataattaaaatgttgaCTCATCTTTAATAAtagttttgtatttgtatatatatattttttttcgatttttcatattgtttttttgttgtttttgtaaaatttaaaGCAGATATGTTGTTTTGCTTGTGGCGCTTGGGGCGTTCTTCATTATCGTTTCGCTttgttttcgctttcgtttcaACGTGTTCTTGTTGTGTGGTTGTTTTTCAACTGTTTTCAACATAAGCACAGTTTATAGGgttataattaattataattttagaGTTGTGCCTAGTCGTCATATATATACTATagatgtatatatgtatgcggGGGTATgggttgttggttgtttttttctttcggggactgtggttgtggttgttgttaaCTTTAATAGTGGGGTAATAACTTGTTGTTATAGGTTTTAGTATTCATATATCATAATCGTAATTGTAATCGTAATTTTAATCATAATGATAGCGGGCGGCACACGCCCAACTAAAATCTATTTCGATCTACAGATCCTCCATTTTTCTCATCCGCTCGATCGTCCACTGCCGTACGATCCTCATCTCGTACTCAATCTTATCATTATCCATCCTGCCTCCTCAATTATTACTTTTAGTAGTTCAACTaacattaaatataataatttgttgttttccttattcttttctctttctctcattagtttttgttgcttttgacTTATCCCTATACTTTCCTCGTCATAtttctgtatatgtatatcgtaaTCGTACGCTCAATATGCGTCTTATCTCATCATTCATCCTCAAAATCATCAGCAGAGGGTTATTAATGATATTAAAACTGGGGTTTTAGGTCCCCCCGCATATCCACTGCGGGGGTtttaataatatatgtatatatatatatatatatatatatatatatatatatgtatatacgatGAAAGTGTGTGTTATATATATGATTCTCTCGCcttggaaaatgcaaaactaATACATGTGTGATTGTAGATTTTCGATCGATTTCCAAGGATTCTGATGCGTGTTATTTACAAACTATAATTTATACATAAGATaattatatgtatagtatgtgtATCTGCATATGGTTACGTTTGATGAGGATGCTTCTATGAATGTCGCTCTCTATATGAATATAATCATAACTTAGTCAAAACACAATATAAAATACATGATGAGGCGCGCTTTTGCTGCTGGTTACAGACACACTCTCCAGGTAAAAGGTTTCACAAAAAGTGGGAAAAAAGTGAAGTCCGATGGATAGATTTAGCACAGCTAAATGGAAAACCCCTTTCCTAATACCAAACACCATCCTGACAACAAAATCGCGCAAACCGCCGCCTTGCACACATTTCAGAAATGTTGAAAACACGTGGAATAAAATGGACGCTAAGCGCCCAAAGCATTaaagatacacagagagagaaatagagaCCGAGGGGCGAGAACAAACTATGAGATGATTCGTATTGCACGTTAAAGCTGGCGGCGGAAGCAGACAAAGGTGTGGATGACGTATTGAATATAGGATTGGCGGGAAAGTTAGAGACGAAAGAGAGAAGGAAGACTGCAGGAATACAGGATACAGCGTCCTGTTGTTCTGTAATCTACGCGTACGCGTAACCAGCGCGCTGTTAAAAACTATTGTATAACTAGCTGCTTATATGGGATGGGGGGTGCGGATCAATGATGCTGATTGCTTCAGCTCTCACCACGCCGCCGTCGACGTTGTGGTTAGTGTTgaggtggtggtgctgctgctgctggtactgtGGGTACTACTGTGGGCTGTGGTGGGAGCGTAGCCGTGCAGGAGGGGGGGCTACTGTTAGTAAACCACCGGATGCTGTTCGACATTGGCCGGCAaatgctgcagctgcatgGCAGCACGGGCGAGGGCACTGGGATCGCTGATCAAGGCGATAGGCAcctgtggcggtggctgctgctgctgctgcggcggtgGGGGCGCCTGCGGgtggccctgctgctgctgctgatggtgttgctgctgctgctgttgatgctgctgctgacggtgctgctcctgctgctgatggtgatgGGCAGCCTGCTGAATCGAGAGCTGcagcagttgctgctgctgttggagctgctgctgctgttgctgatgggCGGCCactgcctgctgctgatgctgagcCGCCacctgttgctggtgctgctgatgggctgccgccgccgcctgctgctgggcggctgcctgctgttgggcagccgctgcagcggcagcctgTTGCTGAGCGGCCTGCTGCttctgcgactgctgctgggcgGCAGCGTTATGCGAAATCAGCGTCGAGGTGACCAGCGGCACCAGACCCGGCGTCAGTTGGACCGCACCCGCGCCGCTCGCGGCACCGGCCGTGATCTGCTGGATGGTGTGCATCGTGGTCGACGAGTGGTGGGGAACTGAAACGGTAGGAGAACCGAATAAGTTGGGCACATTGGGACTCGCTTGCGCTAGCGCAGTCGTGTATGCCGACTCACTTATGATCGGTTTCACTTCCTGCTTGACTTGCGTCAGCACACCAGCCGGTAtttgcggatgcggatgcacGGGTGGTGGCGGCATCATAGCATCCGGGTGATTCATCTTCATGTGGCGCTTCAAATTGCCGCGCTCGACGAAAGCCTTGCTGCACAGAGTGCACGCGTGTGGTTTCTCGCCCGAATGGGAGCGCATGTGCGAGACCAAGTGACCTGCGAAACGGACAATGGAAGCGACATGAAGATCTGTGATCTGCGAGGATCTTGAATTTCGAAAACGGCTATTGGGCTCTcgttttattcatttttcattttctgtttgtttttctgtgttaCGATTACTGCAGCCGGGGGATCGCTTCCACAGAGCGGCCATGCGGCGGCAACAGGGGAGATGCACGTGCCGCGTGCGACATTGGTACCGATCTCAACCCTTAGAACTGTGGAAACGACCCCCACCACTGGCCACTgccttgttttttttcgtttgtgaGGGAACTGTGGGAGGTAGGACACTGGGGACTAGGGCAGGGCCGTGGGTGtacggctggggctggggacaCTATGCTGACGCCACGTCTCGCGTGCTCACACACATTGGGCGGCATAGGCGCACCACTCACCTTTGCAGATAAAGTTCTTGGGGCACTTCTCGCAGGAGAACGGACGCTCCATCTCCTGGCCCTTGGTGTGGCTGCGCTGATGGAAGAGCAGGTTGCCCTTGAGGGGGAAGGACTTGCCGCATGTCTCGCAGGTGAAGGGTCGATCGCCGGTGTGACAGCGTGACATGTGATTGATCAGATGCTCCTTGCGGGTGAACGGCTTGTTGCAAACGTTGCAGCAATGCGGATTGTCGCTTGAGTGCTGGCGCATATGGTTGTTGAGGTGCTCCTTCCGTGTGAACGTCTTCTGGCAGTACTCGCACTTGTGCGGCGAGTCGCCCGTATGCAGGCGCACATGATTCGTCAGGTGCTCCTTCCGTGTGAATGTCTTCTTGCAGTAGGAGCAACGGTGCGGCGAGTCGCCCGTGTGCTGACGCACATGGTTCGTTAGGTGCTCCTTGCGCGTGAACGTCTTGGTGCAGTATGTGCACTTGTGCGGCGATTCGCCTGTATGTTGCCGTACATGATTAACCATGTGATCTTTGCGCGTGAACGCTTTCGTGCAGTACGTGCACTTGAACGGTGTCTCACCCGTGTGCTGGCGTATGTGATTGACCAGATGCTCCTTGCGCGTGAACGTCTTCATGCAGTAGGAGCAGCGATGAGGCGACTCTCCCGTGTGCTGGCGCACGTGATTTAACAAATGCTCCTTGCGCGTAAACGTCTTGGAGCAGAAGTCGCACCGATGCGGCGTCTCGCCTGCTTGCGTGGCAAAAGTGTGAGGAGATATCAAGAAAATGTTTAGAGATTAGTAATCATTCATCATTAACCCTCAAGTCAGGGCGGAGGCAAGGCTGGTCATGGCACAGACGGGTGCATGGCAGTGCAGTACGATACACGTCACATCTCCTTGGCGATGGGGGAGAAGAATgcgtatatgtgtgtgtgtgtggctgtagcatgtggcatgtggcatgacAAGATACAATATTATAACTCTTATACATCCTGTAAATATGATCAAGGATATGTGGTGTAATCGGTAATCGGTTATCGAATCGGTTAATCGACTTCTCTTCTTTTCACCCCATCCCTAATTTGAGAGTTCGTTATCGCTGCTGCTCGTGCACCAATCGTGCGCCGTCGActtctgtgtgtttgtttgcgtGTCAAAGCGTATGgtgtttatattttatttttgtttacagAGTTGAACCTTTAGcagctacatatgtatatatggggGGGATATCGGGAATCAAGGTTCTGGGAGCTAgcgtgtggtgtggtgtggttcGGTTCTTTGGTTTGTCTCTTTACCTGTATGCCAGAGTATGTGATTGGTGAAGTGCTCCTTGCGGCTAAAGCTCTTGCCACAGATCTCGCAACGGAACGGCGTCTCGTTGGTGTGCGATCGCATATGATTTGCTAGATGCTCCTTGCGCGTGTATTTCTTTCCGCATACATCGCACTGATGCGGTGTTTGACCTGTGGTTATTGGGGTAGCAGAATAGAAATGTATAGGGTATTGGGTTTGCTTCTTTTATCATCAAGCACTGTGCTGTTACACAAAAACTTCTTTCCTTCTTGTTTGTTCTCTTTTCTCTTATATATACCCCGGTTCCACTAGAGTTCCACATTCTGAAGCTGTataatttcccataagcgaatggATACTAGAGACTAGAAAATCTGAATTCTTAGTTGCCATTTTTAGCAGCatttaaaatacaaacaattttttagATTAATATAGATCGGAAGTTTCCAATATTTTGGGGGTACAAATACAACTAGTATCTGTAATGCGATTTCGGGAGGAATATTGTGATTcttgaaaacagaaaaattatTGCCATTCACTCGTGAACGTGGGAATctgcgaatgtgaatgtgcTTCTAATGGAACAGAGGTATAACGAGTATTCTTCTAAGGTTTCAATTCGTTAGATTTTGTATTACGTTTTTGAACTTTTTGCAAATAAACATTTAATAATCAtagaaaaaagtaaaattttgGTATACCCCCCTCCCGCCCCGCACCGCTACTACTAAATGTGTGGTGGTGTGTGAAACTGGCGCCGTGGCTTTCGTTGGGTTCGAACGAAGCGAACGGAGGCTCTGCTGGCGATTCGGGCATATGGACGTGGGCGTGGTGGTCTTTTGTGGATATGCAATAtatgtgtggtgtgtggatgtgtggatgTCTGGATGTGTTGGCATGtggtgtggatgtgtgtgggATGTGTGCCTGTCAGCTCTGTTTCTACTCTACTCTATCTTCAGgatgcttttggtttttttcgaACGTGAAgttctttctcttttcttgAGTTGATATGTTTTGCGAAGAAAAGCCTCCTGAACTGTTACAGAGGccctatatgtatgtacatatatgtatttataaaagCTTTGTGTtcatgtgtgtctgtgtgtgagaAATTGTCTCCAAttgcgcgcgtgtgtgtgtatgtgtgggtttgtatgtgtgtaccaATGTCGCAGTTACACAGAGACGTTGGCAATCgacaagcagcaacaacgaactttattctttttttttattaatttacatTGGGCACCCTGTTTgacagcagagacagagagagagagagatcgtaGTTACACAGGCATCAATCAGGAGAACAGGAGAGGAACAGGAGATTCAATGGAGTGGAGGAATCAGTAAAGTGGAGAATCAatggagtggagagtggagatcAGGAGTCGATTTCAA from Drosophila pseudoobscura strain MV-25-SWS-2005 chromosome 4, UCI_Dpse_MV25, whole genome shotgun sequence encodes the following:
- the crol gene encoding zinc finger protein 497 isoform X5, which gives rise to MQHVSAASSVPSVVAPVVTTGGTTITLGGPPPLPKSENKEDGKPPHGIEMYKVNIEDISQLFTYHEVFGKIHGDVVNHQLAAAHGGQLPPPPPLPPQTHAVSAAAAAAAASTNNAAVAAVMASANAAAAAAAAASAAGGNGLPVATSSGGQQGSATVTTTSSTASSGSGNSGSGGTTTTAGELLMPKMEGGIHGVDGQSTVALAPDGTPIATGTHVCDICGKMFQFRYQLIVHRRYHSERKPFMCQVCGQGFTTSQDLTRHGKIHIGGPMFTCIVCFNVFANNTSLERHMKRHSTDKPFACTICQKTFARKEHLDNHFRSHTGETPFRCQYCAKTFTRKEHMVNHVRKHTGQTPHQCDVCGKKYTRKEHLANHMRSHTNETPFRCEICGKSFSRKEHFTNHILWHTAGETPHRCDFCSKTFTRKEHLLNHVRQHTGESPHRCSYCMKTFTRKEHLVNHIRQHTGESPHKCTYCTKTFTRKEHLTNHVRQHTGDSPHRCSYCKKTFTRKEHLTNHVRLHTGDSPHKCEYCQKTFTRKEHLNNHMRQHSSDNPHCCNVCNKPFTRKEHLINHMSRCHTGDRPFTCETCGKSFPLKGNLLFHQRSHTKGQEMERPFSCEKCPKNFICKGHLVSHMRSHSGEKPHACTLCSKAFVERGNLKRHMKMNHPDAMMPPPPVHPHPQIPAGVLTQVKQEVKPIIIPHHSSTTMHTIQQITAGAASGAGAVQLTPGLVPLVTSTLISHNAAAQQQSQKQQAAQQQAAAAAAAQQQAAAQQQAAAAAHQQHQQQVAAQHQQQAVAAHQQQQQQLQQQQQLLQLSIQQAAHHHQQQEQHRQQQHQQQQQQHHQQQQQGHPQAPPPPQQQQQPPPQVPIALISDPSALARAAMQLQHLPANVEQHPVVY
- the crol gene encoding gastrula zinc finger protein XlCGF57.1 isoform X11; its protein translation is MRSHTNETPFRCEICGKSFSRKEHFTNHILWHTAGETPHRCDFCSKTFTRKEHLLNHVRQHTGESPHRCSYCMKTFTRKEHLVNHIRQHTGETPFKCTYCTKAFTRKDHMVNHVRQHTGESPHKCTYCTKTFTRKEHLTNHVRQHTGDSPHRCSYCKKTFTRKEHLTNHVRLHTGDSPHKCEYCQKTFTRKEHLNNHMRQHSSDNPHCCNVCNKPFTRKEHLINHMSRCHTGDRPFTCETCGKSFPLKGNLLFHQRSHTKGQEMERPFSCEKCPKNFICKGHLVSHMRSHSGEKPHACTLCSKAFVERGNLKRHMKMNHPDAMMPPPPVHPHPQIPAGVLTQVKQEVKPIIIPHHSSTTMHTIQQITAGAASGAGAVQLTPGLVPLVTSTLISHNAAAQQQSQKQQAAQQQAAAAAAAQQQAAAQQQAAAAAHQQHQQQVAAQHQQQAVAAHQQQQQQLQQQQQLLQLSIQQAAHHHQQQEQHRQQQHQQQQQQHHQQQQQGHPQAPPPPQQQQQPPPQVPIALISDPSALARAAMQLQHLPANVEQHPVVY
- the crol gene encoding zinc finger protein 3 isoform X10, which codes for MQHVSAASSVPSVVAPVVTTGGTTITLGGPPPLPKSENKEDGKPPHGIEMYKVNIEDISQLFTYHEVFGKIHGDVVNHQLAAAHGGQLPPPPPLPPQTHAVSAAAAAAAASTNNAAVAAVMASANAAAAAAAAASAAGGNGLPVATSSGGQQGSATVTTTSSTASSGSGNSGSGGTTTTAGQTPHQCDVCGKKYTRKEHLANHMRSHTNETPFRCEICGKSFSRKEHFTNHILWHTAGETPHRCDFCSKTFTRKEHLLNHVRQHTGESPHRCSYCMKTFTRKEHLVNHIRQHTGETPFKCTYCTKAFTRKDHMVNHVRQHTGESPHKCTYCTKTFTRKEHLTNHVRQHTGDSPHRCSYCKKTFTRKEHLTNHVRLHTGDSPHKCEYCQKTFTRKEHLNNHMRQHSSDNPHCCNVCNKPFTRKEHLINHMSRCHTGDRPFTCETCGKSFPLKGNLLFHQRSHTKGQEMERPFSCEKCPKNFICKVPHHSSTTMHTIQQITAGAASGAGAVQLTPGLVPLVTSTLISHNAAAQQQSQKQQAAQQQAAAAAAAQQQAAAQQQAAAAAHQQHQQQVAAQHQQQAVAAHQQQQQQLQQQQQLLQLSIQQAAHHHQQQEQHRQQQHQQQQQQHHQQQQQGHPQAPPPPQQQQQPPPQVPIALISDPSALARAAMQLQHLPANVEQHPVVY
- the crol gene encoding zinc finger protein 497 isoform X6, whose protein sequence is MQHVSAASSVPSVVAPVVTTGGTTITLGGPPPLPKSENKEDGKPPHGIEMYKVNIEDISQLFTYHEVFGKIHGDVVNHQLAAAHGGQLPPPPPLPPQTHAVSAAAAAAAASTNNAAVAAVMASANAAAAAAAAASAAGGNGLPVATSSGGQQGSATVTTTSSTASSGSGNSGSGGTTTTAGELLMPKMEGGIHGVDGQSTVALAPDGTPIATGTHVCDICGKMFQFRYQLIVHRRYHSERKPFMCQVCGQGFTTSQDLTRHGKIHIGGPMFTCIVCFNVFANNTSLERHMKRHSTDKPFACTICQKTFARKEHLDNHFRSHTGETPFRCQYCAKTFTRKEHMVNHVRKHTGETPHRCDICKKSFTRKEHYVNHYMWHTGQTPHQCDVCGKKYTRKEHLANHMRSHTNETPFRCEICGKSFSRKEHFTNHILWHTAGETPHRCDFCSKTFTRKEHLLNHVRQHTGESPHRCSYCMKTFTRKEHLVNHIRQHTGETPFKCTYCTKAFTRKDHMVNHVRQHTGESPHKCTYCTKTFTRKEHLTNHVRQHTGDSPHRCSYCKKTFTRKEHLTNHVRLHTGDSPHKCEYCQKTFTRKEHLNNHMRQHSSDNPHCCNVCNKPFTRKEHLINHMSRCHTGDRPFTCETCGKSFPLKGNLLFHQRSHTKGQEMERPFSCEKCPKNFICKVPHHSSTTMHTIQQITAGAASGAGAVQLTPGLVPLVTSTLISHNAAAQQQSQKQQAAQQQAAAAAAAQQQAAAQQQAAAAAHQQHQQQVAAQHQQQAVAAHQQQQQQLQQQQQLLQLSIQQAAHHHQQQEQHRQQQHQQQQQQHHQQQQQGHPQAPPPPQQQQQPPPQVPIALISDPSALARAAMQLQHLPANVEQHPVVY